The following proteins come from a genomic window of Eisenibacter elegans DSM 3317:
- a CDS encoding homoserine kinase: protein MAQQEWIKVFAPATIGNIGPGFDVLGMSVKYLGDTIEARRIPEKTVLISEIYADYPLSTDPTQNTAGIAAQEVLRLIGAEGGVEMKIHKGMPSGSGLGSSAASAAAGAFAANYLYGQKLSKEELILPATKAEEQVSGDFFADNTAPSLLGGATLTRSCLPLDVTKIGAISNLIVVLVTPKITILTKEAREILPKLVSMKQFVFNMANACLITAAFAKDDYSLFARSLNDDIIEPARSSLIPGFGQVKQNALQAGADGLTISGSGPTIFAITNERSKARFIEDAIVRTFLRFEVEAQSVITELDNEGTRLVEG, encoded by the coding sequence ATGGCACAACAAGAATGGATAAAAGTGTTTGCGCCGGCCACTATCGGCAATATAGGGCCGGGCTTTGACGTACTAGGAATGTCAGTAAAGTACCTAGGCGACACCATTGAGGCGCGCCGTATTCCCGAAAAAACGGTGTTAATCAGTGAGATATATGCCGACTATCCGCTCAGCACAGACCCCACCCAAAACACTGCCGGTATTGCTGCCCAAGAGGTGCTCCGCTTAATAGGCGCAGAGGGAGGGGTAGAAATGAAAATCCACAAGGGGATGCCTTCGGGCTCGGGGCTTGGCTCTAGTGCGGCCTCGGCAGCCGCCGGCGCATTTGCGGCCAATTACCTCTATGGCCAAAAGCTAAGCAAAGAAGAGTTGATACTGCCGGCTACCAAGGCTGAAGAGCAGGTTTCGGGCGATTTTTTTGCAGACAATACCGCTCCTTCGCTCTTGGGCGGCGCTACCCTGACGCGTTCTTGCCTGCCCCTAGACGTAACCAAGATAGGCGCTATCTCTAACCTGATAGTGGTATTGGTAACGCCCAAAATCACCATCCTAACAAAAGAAGCAAGGGAGATTTTGCCCAAGCTTGTTTCGATGAAGCAGTTTGTGTTCAATATGGCCAATGCTTGTCTCATAACGGCGGCCTTTGCCAAGGACGATTACAGCCTTTTTGCTCGTAGCCTCAACGATGACATCATCGAGCCGGCACGCTCCTCGCTCATTCCGGGCTTTGGGCAGGTAAAACAAAACGCACTCCAAGCCGGGGCTGACGGACTGACAATCTCCGGCTCGGGACCAACAATCTTTGCCATTACCAATGAGCGAAGCAAGGCACGCTTTATCGAAGACGCGATTGTTCGGACGTTTTTGCGCTTTGAGGTCGAGGCACAGAGTGTCATCACAGAGCTGGACAACGAGGGCACGCGCTTGGTAGAGGGCTAA
- a CDS encoding TonB-dependent receptor: protein MLRKLFLCLLCLLGYSAGAFAQTTQYTISGRLTDAQTGEALIGASVIAQETQKGSVADIDGNYRLQLPAGTYTLRWAYVGYQAQTQTISLQQNQTLNIALQPDTKQLQEVVVSAESAQAKLDATQMSAERITMQEMKNIPVIFGEIDIIKILQLKPGITNGGEGSSGLYVRGGGPDQNLVLLDDALVYNAAHLFGFFSVFNSDIIKDVTLYKGDFPAQFGGRLSSVLDTRVREGNKERFSATGGVGLISSRLTVEAPIQKGKSSILIGGRRTYFDVFTRLINQANEGVEDFSPIPDYYFYDLNAKLSFQLGQKDFLQVSGYLGRDVFGFRNDQFNFDFNWGNTTASARWDHIFSPELSSSLTGYYSEYQYEIRNQFDIFAFNVGSNVQDLTIQNDWGWTPQGSRHSFRAGALFTHHRFLVGRLQAGSQDGTVNFGNESRLAANEFGAYLLDDIEFNSRWRWNIGLRYSGFENSGQVYGGFEPRTALRFKVNERISLKAALARMYQYIHLVSNSAASLPTDIWYPSSEVVRPQISDQVAFGLSMSLANGALFFSNEYYYKNLQNQIDLRDGAQLFANPQLEREFVFGRGWSYGTEFYLEKKTGRTTGWLGYTLSWTWRQFGESNGNPAINEGRPFFPRYDRRHDISLVVVHKLSDRLSLSGTWVYNTGEAISLPTERFIVQNVEGTRPIVAPVYLERNGFRLPAYHRMDLGLVWKMKPKWGEADWTFSVYNLYNRRNAYFIYFREDRDTADNLTGFTARQVALFPIIPSVTYNFRF from the coding sequence ATGTTACGCAAGCTATTTTTATGCCTCCTCTGTTTGTTGGGGTACTCTGCAGGGGCTTTTGCCCAAACTACCCAATATACCATCAGCGGTCGCTTGACCGATGCCCAAACGGGAGAAGCCCTGATAGGCGCTTCGGTGATTGCACAAGAAACCCAAAAAGGGAGCGTGGCTGATATAGATGGCAATTACAGATTGCAGCTCCCTGCCGGAACATATACCCTACGCTGGGCCTACGTGGGCTATCAAGCCCAAACCCAGACCATCAGCCTACAACAAAACCAAACCCTCAATATCGCCCTACAACCCGATACCAAACAGCTGCAAGAAGTCGTGGTTTCGGCAGAATCAGCACAGGCCAAACTAGATGCCACCCAGATGAGCGCAGAGCGCATCACGATGCAGGAGATGAAAAACATTCCGGTCATTTTTGGGGAAATCGACATCATCAAAATCCTTCAGCTCAAACCCGGCATTACCAATGGAGGCGAAGGCTCCTCGGGCTTGTATGTGCGCGGTGGTGGTCCCGACCAAAACCTAGTCTTGCTCGATGATGCTCTTGTATACAATGCGGCACACTTGTTTGGCTTCTTCAGTGTGTTCAATTCTGACATTATTAAAGACGTAACACTCTACAAAGGAGATTTTCCGGCTCAGTTTGGTGGCAGGCTGTCTTCTGTGCTCGATACCCGCGTTCGGGAAGGCAACAAGGAGCGCTTCTCGGCCACGGGCGGCGTAGGGCTGATTTCGTCGCGCCTGACGGTAGAAGCTCCCATCCAAAAAGGTAAATCTTCTATCCTCATCGGTGGCCGGCGGACTTATTTTGATGTGTTTACGCGCCTCATCAACCAAGCCAACGAAGGAGTAGAGGACTTTTCGCCCATCCCCGATTATTATTTTTACGATCTCAACGCCAAGCTGAGCTTTCAGCTCGGGCAGAAAGATTTTTTGCAGGTGTCGGGCTATCTTGGTCGCGATGTTTTTGGCTTCCGCAATGACCAATTCAACTTCGATTTCAATTGGGGCAATACCACTGCCTCTGCACGATGGGACCATATCTTCAGTCCAGAACTGTCGTCGAGCCTAACGGGCTACTACAGTGAGTATCAGTATGAAATACGCAACCAGTTTGATATTTTCGCCTTCAATGTAGGCTCCAATGTCCAAGATTTGACCATCCAAAACGATTGGGGATGGACTCCTCAGGGCAGTCGGCACAGCTTCCGTGCAGGGGCGCTTTTCACACACCATCGTTTTTTGGTAGGGCGCTTGCAAGCCGGGAGCCAAGACGGTACAGTCAATTTTGGCAACGAAAGCCGCCTAGCAGCCAACGAGTTTGGTGCGTATCTCTTGGATGATATCGAGTTTAACAGCCGCTGGCGCTGGAACATAGGGCTGCGATATTCGGGCTTTGAAAACAGCGGTCAAGTATATGGTGGTTTTGAGCCACGTACGGCGCTGCGCTTTAAGGTCAATGAACGCATCTCGCTCAAGGCAGCGCTGGCGCGGATGTACCAATACATCCACTTAGTGTCGAACTCGGCGGCATCGCTCCCGACTGATATTTGGTATCCTTCGAGCGAAGTCGTACGCCCACAAATCTCTGATCAGGTAGCCTTTGGCCTGAGTATGTCGCTGGCCAATGGAGCGTTGTTTTTCTCGAATGAATACTATTACAAAAACCTCCAAAACCAAATTGACCTACGCGATGGCGCACAGTTATTTGCAAACCCCCAACTAGAGCGCGAGTTTGTCTTTGGGCGGGGCTGGAGCTATGGTACGGAGTTTTATTTGGAGAAAAAAACAGGACGAACCACGGGCTGGCTAGGCTACACTCTTTCGTGGACTTGGCGGCAGTTTGGGGAGAGCAACGGCAACCCGGCCATCAATGAAGGGCGGCCTTTCTTCCCTCGCTACGACCGCCGGCACGATATCTCGCTGGTCGTTGTTCATAAGCTCAGCGACCGCCTAAGTCTCTCCGGTACTTGGGTGTACAACACCGGCGAGGCAATCTCGCTGCCCACCGAACGCTTCATAGTACAAAATGTAGAAGGTACGCGCCCCATCGTAGCCCCCGTGTATTTGGAGCGCAATGGCTTCCGCCTGCCGGCCTATCACCGGATGGACTTGGGCTTGGTCTGGAAAATGAAACCCAAATGGGGGGAGGCTGATTGGACTTTCAGCGTCTACAACCTCTACAATCGACGCAATGCCTACTTCATTTATTTTAGGGAAGATAGGGATACAGCAGATAACCTCACCGGCTTTACCGCCCGCCAAGTAGCCCTATTCCCAATCATTCCGTCGGTTACCTACAATTTCAGGTTTTAA
- a CDS encoding alpha/beta hydrolase has translation MASLPFKLRLLLWATALRPVPPMHKVSVEKFRNYNRKSLEQLDKLVQYPPMEMHRVEDVSIPTADGTPIKARLYTPVKSVEPLPLMLFFHGGGYVIGSVESHDKQCRRLAAKAGCLVLSVDYRLAPEYRFPTAPEDCYAALCWAYEHIAAYGGDPQRLATCGDSAGGNLATVVAMMSRDRKGPTICQQVLIYPVTDATMSFPSIKTNAKGYLLSQEMMEWFLNHYRDPKTDLKDPYLSPYWASDHSQLPPAYIATAGYDPLHDEGEAYAQKLRDAGVPVQYRSFKNMVHVFFQLPKLLKECRELEDDIAKVLQAAFSAKVLS, from the coding sequence ATGGCCTCTTTACCGTTCAAACTACGGCTTTTACTTTGGGCGACGGCTTTGCGCCCTGTACCTCCTATGCACAAGGTAAGCGTAGAGAAGTTTCGCAACTATAATCGCAAGAGCCTAGAGCAGCTCGACAAGCTGGTGCAATACCCGCCAATGGAGATGCACCGTGTGGAGGATGTGTCGATTCCAACGGCTGATGGAACACCAATTAAAGCCCGACTGTACACGCCTGTCAAAAGTGTTGAGCCGCTACCCTTGATGTTGTTTTTTCACGGCGGGGGCTATGTCATTGGCTCCGTTGAAAGCCACGACAAACAGTGTCGTCGTTTGGCTGCCAAGGCTGGCTGCCTTGTGCTTTCGGTAGACTATCGCCTAGCTCCTGAATATCGCTTCCCAACAGCCCCCGAGGATTGTTATGCAGCGCTTTGCTGGGCTTATGAGCATATCGCAGCCTATGGTGGCGACCCGCAGCGCCTAGCAACTTGTGGAGACAGCGCCGGGGGCAACCTTGCCACCGTAGTGGCGATGATGAGCCGCGACCGCAAAGGGCCTACTATCTGCCAACAGGTTTTGATATACCCTGTAACGGATGCTACAATGAGCTTCCCCTCTATAAAGACCAATGCCAAGGGATACTTGCTCTCTCAAGAGATGATGGAGTGGTTTCTCAACCATTATCGCGACCCCAAAACTGACCTCAAAGACCCGTACCTTTCGCCCTATTGGGCTAGCGACCACAGCCAACTGCCACCGGCCTACATCGCTACCGCCGGATATGACCCCCTACACGATGAGGGCGAAGCATATGCTCAAAAGCTGCGCGATGCAGGGGTGCCTGTACAATACCGCAGCTTTAAGAATATGGTACACGTTTTTTTCCAACTACCCAAATTGCTGAAAGAATGTCGCGAGCTCGAAGATGATATCGCTAAGGTGCTTCAGGCAGCCTTTAGCGCCAAGGTACTGTCATAA
- a CDS encoding DUF3276 family protein: MEDNRDKAEIYSKRVRAGKRTYFFDIKSTRSNDYYLTITESKRRYHDEGFSYEKHKIFLYKEDFEKFIEALRESVEFVKTDLMPDFDFSQFDSDPSYEGTERDELSWD, from the coding sequence GTGGAAGATAACCGAGATAAAGCAGAAATTTACTCTAAAAGAGTACGCGCGGGCAAAAGAACCTACTTCTTTGACATCAAGTCTACCCGCTCTAATGATTACTACCTAACCATCACCGAAAGCAAGCGCCGCTATCACGATGAAGGCTTTTCTTATGAGAAGCATAAAATCTTTTTGTATAAAGAGGATTTTGAAAAATTCATCGAAGCATTGCGTGAGTCAGTAGAGTTCGTAAAAACGGATTTGATGCCTGATTTCGACTTCTCACAGTTCGACAGCGACCCTAGCTACGAAGGGACCGAGCGCGACGAATTGAGTTGGGACTAA
- a CDS encoding septal ring lytic transglycosylase RlpA family protein yields MKQWSLFCYVWLSLAYLQVAEVYGQYESYKESGIASYFVDKFDGRTTASGERLENNIALVGSHKQLPFNTLVEVTNTSTKQSVVVRIIDRGPYAHDRIIDLSKAAAKKIGLTRTGIAKVDLKVVGMNGNLFGQKSPEEANPERKLTQPEKQKNDDNRDAQTTGAFRVGHTYSQWGTPRSPKGFGIQTGIFSTLDNAKKHCETLENKGFSALFIQVSLLNNNPVYRVLVGEFADKTQAQSTAQRLQQAGFETLVKPY; encoded by the coding sequence ATGAAACAATGGAGCCTATTTTGCTACGTCTGGCTATCGCTTGCGTACTTGCAAGTGGCTGAAGTTTATGGGCAATATGAGTCTTACAAAGAGTCTGGTATTGCGTCTTATTTTGTAGATAAATTTGATGGCCGTACAACTGCCAGTGGCGAGCGTTTAGAGAATAATATCGCCTTGGTGGGATCTCATAAGCAGCTGCCTTTCAATACCTTGGTAGAAGTAACCAATACCTCTACCAAGCAGTCGGTTGTAGTACGGATTATCGACAGGGGACCTTATGCTCACGACCGCATCATAGACCTCTCTAAGGCAGCTGCCAAAAAAATTGGCCTTACCCGCACTGGTATTGCCAAGGTAGACTTGAAGGTGGTGGGGATGAATGGCAATCTTTTTGGGCAAAAAAGTCCCGAAGAAGCCAACCCTGAGCGAAAGCTCACACAGCCCGAAAAGCAAAAAAACGACGACAATCGCGATGCTCAAACTACGGGGGCATTTCGTGTAGGGCACACCTACAGCCAGTGGGGAACTCCTCGCAGTCCCAAGGGCTTTGGCATCCAAACAGGTATTTTCAGCACCCTCGACAATGCTAAAAAACATTGTGAAACACTTGAAAACAAAGGTTTCAGCGCGTTGTTTATCCAAGTAAGTCTGCTCAATAACAACCCCGTCTACCGCGTATTGGTGGGAGAGTTTGCCGATAAAACTCAGGCTCAAAGCACTGCGCAAAGGCTCCAACAAGCCGGATTTGAAACCCTTGTCAAGCCATATTAG
- a CDS encoding DUF58 domain-containing protein, giving the protein MAKRNAPTLSLSQIREFGNIEFLAKQMVEGFITGLHRSPFHGFSVEFAEHRLYNNGESTRHIDWKVFAKTDRLYTKRYEEETNLRAHLLLDVSSSMYYPTHNYGKLTFSVMAAAALMYMLQQQRDAVGMTTFSDEILEQTPVKSTPSHIHKCFLSLERLLHSQPPTCRSAVTDTLHQIAQKIQRRSLVILFSDMLDNSDQAEQLFSALQHLRHNHHEVLIFHVADRQTEQAFAFDDRPYEFIDLETGQKIRLQPADIREQYLRKQAAFMQDLKLRCGQFRIDLIEADIAQPFEQILYAYLVKRSKVN; this is encoded by the coding sequence ATGGCCAAACGCAATGCCCCAACCCTAAGTCTTTCCCAAATACGTGAGTTTGGCAATATTGAGTTTTTGGCCAAACAAATGGTCGAGGGCTTTATCACAGGCCTCCACCGCTCCCCCTTTCACGGGTTTTCGGTGGAGTTTGCCGAACACCGCCTCTACAACAATGGCGAAAGCACTCGCCATATTGACTGGAAGGTATTTGCCAAAACCGACAGGCTCTACACCAAACGCTACGAGGAAGAAACAAACCTACGCGCCCACCTGCTGCTCGATGTGTCTTCATCGATGTATTACCCAACGCATAACTACGGAAAGCTGACCTTCAGTGTGATGGCTGCCGCCGCCCTGATGTATATGCTCCAACAACAGCGGGATGCGGTAGGGATGACGACCTTCAGCGATGAGATATTGGAGCAGACACCAGTCAAATCGACACCATCGCATATCCACAAGTGCTTCCTCTCTTTGGAGCGCCTGCTGCATAGTCAACCGCCTACCTGCCGCTCTGCCGTAACAGACACCCTGCATCAAATAGCCCAAAAGATACAGCGGCGTTCCTTGGTCATTCTTTTTAGCGATATGCTCGACAACAGCGACCAAGCCGAGCAATTGTTCTCTGCGCTTCAGCACTTGCGCCACAACCACCACGAGGTACTGATTTTTCACGTGGCCGACCGCCAAACCGAGCAAGCCTTTGCCTTCGATGACCGCCCCTATGAGTTCATTGACCTCGAAACAGGGCAAAAAATACGCCTACAACCTGCTGATATTAGAGAACAGTATCTCCGCAAGCAAGCCGCCTTTATGCAAGATCTCAAGCTGCGGTGTGGGCAGTTTCGGATTGATTTGATAGAAGCTGACATCGCCCAGCCTTTTGAGCAAATTTTGTATGCTTACTTGGTCAAAAGAAGCAAAGTGAATTAG
- a CDS encoding polysaccharide deacetylase family protein encodes MSRGFYLGCWCVALFCLHTACENASSQAPQHLTSAASGYAPASDKWTRAGLLPILGAPYPEQVPTPSMQARRTEAQHLALRHPGKVWINGHLQRKAVALTFDDGPESVVTPQVLDILARYQLKATFFFVGFMLRKHAAVVKRTYHEGHLILNHSYDHPSFDALSNAQIQSQLRRTEDLLFKLIGKRPALFRPPAGVIDNRIQAEIDAAGYQTILWSYDPFDWAGLPVDTLVQRVVSQARNGEIILLHSRLHTDSTAVALPRIIEGLQARGFELLRLDELIPVQAYR; translated from the coding sequence ATGAGCCGTGGCTTCTATCTTGGGTGTTGGTGTGTGGCCTTATTTTGCTTACATACGGCCTGCGAAAATGCTTCTAGCCAAGCACCACAGCACCTAACAAGCGCTGCTTCAGGCTATGCTCCGGCTTCTGATAAGTGGACAAGAGCGGGGCTGCTCCCTATTTTGGGCGCACCTTATCCGGAGCAAGTCCCTACGCCTTCTATGCAAGCTCGCCGCACAGAGGCGCAGCACTTGGCGCTTCGGCATCCGGGCAAGGTCTGGATTAATGGCCATCTCCAACGCAAGGCTGTAGCACTTACCTTTGACGACGGCCCGGAGAGTGTCGTAACCCCTCAGGTTTTGGACATCTTAGCACGCTATCAGCTCAAGGCTACGTTCTTTTTTGTAGGGTTTATGTTGCGCAAACACGCCGCAGTAGTCAAGCGTACATACCACGAAGGGCATCTGATTCTGAACCACAGCTATGACCACCCCAGCTTCGATGCTCTGAGCAACGCCCAGATACAGTCTCAACTACGGCGTACCGAAGACCTGCTTTTCAAACTTATCGGCAAGCGCCCTGCGCTCTTCCGCCCACCGGCAGGGGTCATCGACAATCGCATACAGGCCGAAATAGACGCAGCAGGCTACCAAACCATTTTATGGTCTTATGACCCTTTCGACTGGGCAGGCTTGCCCGTCGATACCTTGGTGCAGCGTGTGGTAAGCCAAGCCCGCAATGGTGAAATCATCTTGCTCCATAGCCGCCTCCATACCGATAGCACTGCCGTGGCTCTCCCTCGCATTATTGAAGGCCTACAAGCGCGAGGCTTCGAGTTGCTGCGGTTAGATGAGCTGATTCCGGTACAAGCTTACCGCTAA
- a CDS encoding ATP-dependent helicase, whose product MIDYLEGLNEPQRQAVLHTNGPLMIVAGAGSGKTRVLTHRIAHLMKQGIEPFNIMALTFTNKAAGEMRQRIEKIAGTDARSLWMGTFHAVFARILRVEAQKLGFDSNFTIYDTDDSKSLIKTIVKEMNLDDKIYRPNTVLSRISTAKNSLISAQYYADHPIFRADDEAYRRPYIANIYAQYQQRCFKANAMDFDDLLYHTNILLRQHLDVLHKYQHKFQHVLIDEFQDTNHSQYMIVKRLAAVHQNICVVGDDAQSIYAFRGADIRNILDFEKDYPELITIRLEQNYRSTGHIVEAANSLIAHNQKQIQKRVWTDNEEGERIRVLKAYSDTEEATRIAESIFEEKNHHALRNTDFAILYRTNAQSRALEEALRRKEMKYRLIGGLSFYQRKEIKDLVAYLRYVVNPNDEEAFKRIVNYPKRGIGSSSILKLLVAAQDHDLPLWETVLKAEHFLPARASKSISEFAVMIKGFQLSVQKKDAYHAAAEIARMSGLLEELYEDKTVEGMARYENTQELLNAIKEFVDNPENEDKGLAAFLQQVSLLTSAEDPKNQDEDCITLMTIHASKGLEFRNVYITGMEENLFPSSMMINSRAELEEERRLFYVAMTRAQKRLTLSYANTRYQYGQLQNCEPSRFLDEIDAKHLYTDHGRASSSFSTNQSFVRQLQQKPSALKPSQLAKPHTPSENFAASDPTALQVGMRVEHKKFGYGTVQALDAQGSDRKARIDFEHHGEKTLLLSFAKLKIHS is encoded by the coding sequence ATGATTGATTATCTCGAAGGCCTGAACGAACCGCAGCGCCAGGCCGTGCTTCATACCAATGGTCCTCTAATGATTGTGGCCGGCGCAGGCTCCGGCAAGACCCGTGTCCTCACCCACCGCATCGCCCACCTCATGAAGCAGGGCATAGAGCCTTTTAACATCATGGCGCTGACCTTTACCAACAAGGCCGCCGGAGAGATGCGCCAGCGTATCGAAAAAATAGCCGGTACTGATGCCCGCAGTCTATGGATGGGGACTTTCCACGCCGTATTTGCCCGTATCCTCAGGGTAGAGGCGCAAAAGCTCGGCTTTGATTCCAACTTCACCATCTACGATACTGACGACAGCAAGTCGCTCATCAAAACCATCGTCAAGGAAATGAACCTCGACGACAAAATCTACCGCCCCAATACCGTCTTGTCGCGCATTTCGACAGCCAAAAACAGCCTGATTTCTGCCCAATACTACGCCGACCACCCCATTTTCCGCGCCGACGACGAGGCTTACCGCCGCCCCTACATTGCCAATATCTACGCCCAGTACCAGCAGCGGTGCTTCAAAGCCAATGCGATGGACTTTGACGATCTGCTCTACCATACCAATATCCTGTTGCGCCAGCACCTCGACGTGCTCCACAAATACCAACATAAGTTTCAGCATGTACTCATCGATGAGTTTCAGGATACCAACCACTCACAGTACATGATTGTCAAACGTCTGGCTGCCGTACACCAAAATATCTGTGTAGTGGGCGACGACGCACAGAGCATCTATGCCTTCCGTGGGGCTGACATCCGCAATATCCTTGATTTTGAAAAAGACTACCCCGAGCTCATCACCATCCGCCTAGAGCAAAACTACCGCTCTACCGGGCATATCGTGGAGGCCGCCAATTCGCTCATTGCCCACAATCAAAAGCAAATCCAAAAACGCGTATGGACTGACAACGAAGAGGGGGAGCGCATCCGTGTGCTCAAGGCCTACTCCGACACCGAAGAGGCTACCCGCATCGCAGAATCTATTTTTGAAGAAAAAAACCACCACGCCCTGCGCAATACTGATTTTGCCATTCTCTACCGCACCAACGCCCAGTCGAGGGCGCTTGAAGAAGCGCTGCGCCGCAAAGAGATGAAATACCGCCTCATCGGTGGGCTGTCGTTTTATCAACGCAAAGAGATCAAGGACTTGGTGGCCTACCTACGCTATGTAGTCAACCCCAACGATGAAGAGGCCTTCAAGCGTATTGTCAATTACCCCAAGCGCGGCATTGGCAGCAGCTCTATCCTCAAGCTCCTAGTAGCCGCCCAAGACCACGACCTGCCCCTTTGGGAGACCGTCCTCAAGGCCGAACACTTCTTGCCTGCTCGCGCCAGCAAGTCTATCAGTGAGTTTGCCGTCATGATTAAAGGCTTTCAGCTCAGTGTGCAGAAAAAAGATGCCTACCACGCCGCCGCCGAGATAGCCCGGATGTCGGGATTGCTCGAAGAGCTTTACGAAGACAAAACCGTAGAAGGGATGGCTCGGTATGAAAATACCCAAGAATTGCTCAATGCCATCAAAGAGTTTGTAGACAACCCTGAGAACGAAGACAAAGGTCTTGCCGCCTTTTTGCAGCAGGTCTCCCTACTCACGAGCGCCGAAGACCCCAAAAACCAAGATGAGGACTGTATCACCTTGATGACTATCCACGCCTCCAAAGGGCTGGAGTTTCGGAATGTATACATCACCGGGATGGAAGAAAATTTATTCCCTTCCTCGATGATGATCAACAGCCGCGCCGAACTAGAAGAAGAGCGCCGCCTCTTTTATGTGGCCATGACCCGCGCCCAAAAGCGCCTCACACTATCCTACGCCAATACACGCTATCAGTATGGCCAGCTCCAAAACTGCGAGCCAAGCCGCTTTCTCGACGAAATAGATGCCAAGCACCTCTACACCGATCACGGGCGCGCCTCCAGTAGCTTTAGCACCAACCAGTCTTTCGTACGACAGCTTCAGCAGAAGCCCTCTGCGCTCAAGCCCTCACAGTTGGCTAAGCCACACACTCCTTCCGAAAATTTTGCTGCCTCCGATCCTACCGCCTTACAAGTAGGGATGCGTGTGGAGCACAAAAAGTTTGGCTATGGAACCGTCCAGGCTCTAGATGCCCAAGGCTCGGATCGCAAAGCCCGCATCGACTTTGAGCATCACGGCGAGAAAACACTCCTGCTCAGCTTTGCCAAGCTCAAAATCCACTCCTAG
- the guaB gene encoding IMP dehydrogenase, whose amino-acid sequence MLDASKVLFEALTYDDVLLIPAYSETLPKDTQTITQLSRNITLNIPLVSAAMDTVTEYQMAIAMAQEGGIGFIHKNMSVEQQAEQVRKVKRSQSGMILDPITLHPEAPLEEAHRIMREFKIGGIPIVDNQGVLVGIITNRDLRFEKRLGRPVQEVMTKEHIITAQEGFDLQEAEEILQQHKIEKLPIVNKQHKLVGLITYKDILKRRDMPNACKDEYGRLRVGAAVGITADVIERVQALRKSGVDVISIDTAHGHSKGVIQTLRTLKEMHPDLEIVVGNVATAEGAKALADAGADGVKVGIGPGSICTTRVIAGVGLPQFSAVYTAAQALKGTGIPIIADGGIRFSGDIAKAIAAGASSVMAGSLFAGTEEAPGEMMIYEGRKFKSYRGMGSLEAMEDGSKDRYFQSEEVDVKKLVPEGIVGRVPYKGLVSEVLYQLVGGLKAGMGYCGAADIAGLQEAKFVKITAAGVRESHPHDVFITKEAPNYSR is encoded by the coding sequence ATGCTAGACGCGTCCAAAGTTCTCTTTGAAGCCCTCACATACGACGACGTACTGTTGATTCCGGCTTATTCGGAAACCCTTCCGAAAGATACCCAAACCATCACCCAGCTTAGCCGCAACATCACCCTCAATATTCCTCTGGTTTCTGCTGCTATGGACACCGTAACGGAGTACCAAATGGCGATAGCTATGGCTCAGGAAGGCGGCATCGGGTTTATCCACAAGAATATGAGTGTGGAGCAGCAAGCCGAACAGGTACGCAAGGTAAAGCGCTCGCAAAGTGGGATGATTTTAGACCCCATTACCCTCCACCCCGAAGCCCCACTAGAAGAGGCACACCGCATTATGCGCGAGTTCAAAATTGGGGGCATTCCTATTGTTGACAATCAGGGCGTGTTGGTAGGCATCATCACCAACCGTGACTTGCGCTTCGAAAAGCGTCTAGGCCGCCCTGTGCAAGAAGTGATGACCAAAGAGCATATCATTACCGCTCAAGAAGGTTTTGACCTACAAGAGGCAGAAGAAATCTTGCAACAACACAAAATCGAAAAACTGCCCATTGTCAATAAACAACACAAGCTCGTAGGCCTGATTACTTACAAAGATATCCTCAAGCGCCGCGATATGCCCAATGCCTGCAAGGACGAATACGGGCGTTTGCGTGTAGGAGCTGCTGTAGGCATCACTGCCGACGTAATCGAACGGGTGCAGGCGCTGCGCAAATCAGGGGTAGATGTAATCAGTATTGATACAGCACACGGACATTCCAAAGGAGTAATCCAGACCCTACGTACGCTCAAAGAAATGCACCCCGACCTAGAGATTGTTGTAGGCAATGTCGCTACTGCCGAAGGAGCCAAGGCTTTGGCCGATGCTGGTGCTGATGGCGTAAAAGTAGGCATAGGACCGGGTAGTATCTGTACTACCCGCGTGATTGCAGGCGTAGGGTTACCACAGTTTTCGGCGGTGTATACTGCCGCGCAAGCCCTCAAAGGCACGGGCATTCCTATCATTGCCGATGGCGGTATCCGCTTTTCGGGCGATATAGCCAAGGCCATTGCCGCCGGAGCCAGCAGTGTGATGGCCGGCTCGCTCTTTGCCGGAACAGAAGAAGCGCCAGGCGAAATGATGATTTATGAAGGGCGTAAGTTTAAGAGCTATCGCGGGATGGGCTCGCTCGAAGCGATGGAAGATGGCTCCAAAGACCGCTACTTCCAGTCAGAAGAAGTAGATGTGAAGAAGCTCGTTCCTGAGGGTATTGTCGGGCGAGTACCTTACAAAGGCTTGGTATCGGAAGTACTTTACCAACTCGTAGGCGGGCTGAAAGCCGGAATGGGTTATTGTGGTGCCGCCGACATTGCCGGCCTACAAGAGGCTAAGTTTGTGAAGATTACAGCCGCCGGCGTACGCGAAAGCCACCCCCACGATGTCTTCATTACAAAAGAAGCTCCGAATTATAGCCGATAA